A window from Candidatus Methylomirabilota bacterium encodes these proteins:
- a CDS encoding pyridoxamine 5'-phosphate oxidase family protein, translated as MAKIPQALHEHINTAFPANVCLVGTVLPSGFAQVSPRGSTMVFDDEHIALWERGKGSTNANLRDGTKVTVFLRKPPLRESGLLPKGGIARFYGTAAIHRSGPAYETVWERLVQPEKDRDPEKKGYAVLIKVERAEDLDGKPLELGG; from the coding sequence TTGGCCAAGATTCCCCAAGCCCTTCACGAGCACATCAACACCGCGTTCCCCGCCAACGTGTGCCTGGTGGGCACCGTGCTTCCGAGCGGATTCGCCCAGGTGAGCCCGCGCGGCAGCACCATGGTCTTCGACGACGAGCACATCGCGCTCTGGGAGAGGGGCAAGGGCTCGACCAACGCCAATCTCCGGGACGGGACCAAGGTCACCGTCTTCCTCAGGAAGCCTCCGCTCCGGGAATCCGGCCTCCTGCCCAAAGGCGGCATCGCCCGCTTCTACGGCACCGCCGCGATTCACCGCTCGGGACCGGCGTACGAGACGGTCTGGGAGCGCCTGGTGCAGCCGGAGAAGGACCGCGACCCGGAGAAGAAGGGTTACGCGGTGCTCATCAAGGTCGAGCGTGCCGAAGACCTCGACGGAAAGCCGCTGGAGCTCGGCGGATGA